A region of Arvicanthis niloticus isolate mArvNil1 chromosome 18, mArvNil1.pat.X, whole genome shotgun sequence DNA encodes the following proteins:
- the Carmil2 gene encoding capping protein, Arp2/3 and myosin-I linker protein 2 isoform X3: MAQTPDGISCELRDEITRFLWPKEAELLLKTWLPQEGAEQSHILALLRWRAYLLHTCLPLRVDCTFSYLEVQAMALQETPPRVTFELESLPKLVLEFPGVAALEQLAQHVAAAIKKVFPRSTLGKLFRKPTPSSLLARLERSHPLESTVPSSPCGGFLETYEALCDYNGFPFREEIQWDVDTIYSRQGCRHFCLGDFRHLGSRDLALSVAALSYNLWFRRLSCVDMKLSLEVSEQILHMTSQSSYLEELVLETCGLRGDFVRRLAQALAGHFNSGLRELSLSGNLLDDRGMAALSRHLEHCPGALRRLNLAQTGLTPRGMRALGRALATNATFDSTLTHLDLSGNPGALGASQDSGGLYTFLSRPNVLAYLNLAGTDIALGTVRVWSWGMFGRAWLCQSRVGYRAECSRESQGFWKVITNTVFLQLFTALSGGCCSSLTHLEASRNIFSRTKSQAAPAALQCFLGGARMLRHLGLAGCKLPPEALRALLDGLALNTQIRDLHLDLSACELRSVGAQVIQDLVCDAGALSSLDLSDNGFGSDMVTLVLAIGRSRSLKHVALGRNFNVRCKETLDDVLHRIVQLIQDDDCPLQSLSVAESRLKQGANVLIRALGSNPKLTVLDISGNAIGDAGAKMLAKALRVNTRLRSVIWDRNNTSALGLLDVAQALEQNHSLKSMPLPLNDVTQAHRSRPELTAQAVHQIQACLWRNNRADSTSDLKPCLQPLGLISDHSEQEVNELCQSVQEHVELLGCGAGPQGEIAVHQAEDAVQNANFSLSILPVLYEAGSSPSHHWQLQQKLEGLLGQVGEICRQDIQDFTQTTLDTTRSLCPQMLQRPGWREQIEGVLVGSGGLPELLPEHLLQDAFTRLRDMRLSITGTLAESIVAQALAGLHAARDRLVESLAQQAPVTVAPAVPPVSGDELSPLEPGGLEELFFPTEEEEEREKVDGSSWKWLEPGNCFHLVPSLRGAAEEAERDPELAAPGEDAEPQAGPSARGSPSPAAPGPPAGPLPRMDLPPSGQPLRHPTRARPRPRRQHHHRPPPGGPQVAPALLQEGNGLTARVDEGVEEFFSKRLIQQERLWAPEEDPATEGGTTPVPRTLRKKLGTLFAFKKPRSTRGPRPDLETSPGAAARARKTTLGDLLRPPARPGRGEEPGGAEGGTSSPDPARRNRPRYTRESKAYSMILLPAEEEAAVGTRPDKRRPLERGETELAPSFEQRVQVMLQRIGVSRGSGGAESKRKQSKEGEIKKAGSDGDIMDSSTETPPISIKSRTHSVSADPSCRPGPGGQGPESATWKTLGQQLNAELRGRGWGQQDGPGPPSPCPSPSPRRTSPSPDVLSLPEDPCLGPRNEGRRAVSVHEDQLQAPAERPLRLQRSPVLKRRPKLEAPPSPSLGSGLGTRPLPSFPTEPCSPERSPPSPDTDQRGGGPNP; encoded by the exons ATGGCTCAGACCCCAGACGGCATATCCTGTGAACTGCGAG ACGAGATCACCAGGTTCCTGTGGCCCAAGGAGGCGGAGCTGCTGTTGAAAACCTGGCTTCCCCAGGAGGGTGCTGAGCAGAGTCATATCCTG GCACTGCTTCGATGGAGGGCATATTTGCTGCACACCTGCCTTCCCCTGAGG GTGGACTGCACATTCAGCTACCTGGAGGTCCAGGCCATGGCTCTGCAGGAAACACCTCCTCGG GTCACCTTTGAGCTGGAGTCCCTGCCTAAACTGGTCCTGGAGTTTCCTGGTGTGGCTGCCCTAGAACAGCTGGCTCAGCATGTGGCTGCTGCCATCAAAAAGGTCTTCCCTCGCTCAACCCTTGG GAAGCTCTTCCGGAAGCCCACACCCTCCTCACTGCTGGCTCGACTGGAGAGAAGCCATCCCTTAGAGTCCACAGTACCCAGCAGTCCGTGTG GTGGCTTCTTGGAGACATATGAAGCTCTGTGTGACTACAATGGCTTCCCATTCCGAGAGGAGATTCAGTGG GATGTGGACACTATCTACAGTCGTCAAGGCTGCCGCCATTTCTGCCTTGGAGATTTCAGACACCTTGGCAGCCG AGACCTGGCCTTGAGTGTAGCTGCCTTATCTTATAACCTGTGGTTCCGGCGCCTCTCCTGCGTGGACATGAAGCTG AGCCTGGAGGTCTCGGAACAAATTCTGCACATGACAAGTCAATCTTCCTATTTGGAGGAGCTGGTACTGGAGACCTGCGGTCTGAGAGG AGACTTCGTTAGGCGACTAGCCCAGGCACTGGCAGGACATTTTAATTCTGGCCTTCGGGAACTCAGCCTGTCTGGGAACTTGCTGGATGACAGAG GTATGGCTGCACTCAGCAGACACCTAGAGCATTGTCCAGGAGCCTTGAGGAGACTCAACCTAGCACAGACAGGGTTGACACCTCGAG gAATGAGAGCTCTAGGCAGGGCACTGGCAACGAATGCCACTTTTGACTCTACCCTGACCCACCTGGATCTTTCTGGGAACCCTGGGGCACTGGGAGCCTCACAGGATAGTGGG GGCCTGTATACTTTCCTAAGCCGTCCTAACGTTCTGGCATATTTGAATCTTGCGGGCACTGATATCGCTCTAGGCACGGTGAGAGTGTGGTCATGGGGGATGTTTGGTAGGGCTTGGCTGTGCCAGAGCAGGGTAGGATACAGAGCAGAGTGTAGCAGAGAAAGCCAGGGCTTCTGGAAGGTTATCACTAATACCGTCTTCCTTCAGCTCTTCACAGCGCTATCTGGTGGCTGCTGCTCCAGCCTCACCCATCTCGAAGCTTCGAGGAATATCTTCTCTCGCAC GAAGTCCCAAGCGGCGCCAGCCGCGCTGCAATGTTTCCTTGGAGGTGCCAGGATGCTGCGGCACCTGGGCCTGGCCGGCTGTAAGCTGCCACCGGAAGCGCTCAG GGCCCTTCTAGATGGTCTCGCACTCAACACTCAGATCCGTGATCTGCACCTAGATCTCAGCGCATGTGAG CTGCGCTCTGTGGGTGCCCAGGTGATACAAGACTTAGTTTGTGATGCAGGCGCTTTGAGTTCCTTGGATCTGTCGGATAATG GCTTTGGCTCAGACATGGTGACTCTGGTGCTTGCCATCGGGAGGAGCCGGTCTCTGAAACACGTGGCCCTTGGAAGGAACTTCAACGTTCGGTGCAA GGAGACTCTGGATGACGTCCTGCACCGGATAGTCCAGCTCATACAGGATGATGACTGT CCTTTGCAGTCTCTATCAGTGGCTGAGTCACGTTTGAAGCAGGGTGCCAACGTCCTGATCCGGGCTTTGGGCAGCAATCCTAAACTGACAGTCCTGGATATCAGTGGCAATGCCATAGGGGATGCTGGCGCCAAGATGCTAGCCAAGGCTCTACGAGTCAACACTAGGCTACG GTCTGTGATCTGGGACCGAAACAACACATCTGCTCTGGGCCTGCTGGATGTGGCACAAGCCCTGGAACAGAACCACAGCCTGAAGTCCATGCCGCTGCCTTTGAATGATGTAACACAGGCCCATCGCAGCCGCCCAGAACTAACAGCTCAAGCAGTCCATCAG ATCCAAGCCTGTCTCTGGAGGAACAACCGGGCAGACTCTACTTCTGACCTCAAGCCCTGCCTTCAGCCCTTGGGTCTGATTTCAGACCACTCAGAGCAG GAGGTGAATGAGCTATGCCAGTCAGTACAGGAGCACGTGGAGCTGCTGGGCTGCGGGGCTGGGCCCCAGGGTGAGATTGCTGTGCACCAGGCTGAGGATGCCGTCCAGAATGCCAACTTCTCTCTCAGT ATCCTTCCTGTTCTGTATGAGGCTGGGAGCTCGCCAAGCCATCACTGGCAGCTGCAACAAAAGCTGGAGGGCCTCTTGGGTCAGGTGGGCGAGATCTGCCGCCAGGACATCCAG GACTTCACTCAGACCACACTGGATACCACCAGGAGCCTCTGCCCACAGATGTTGCAGAGACCTGGCTGGAGGGAGCAAATAGAGGGGGTGCTGGTGGGCTCCGGGGGCCTCCCAGAACTGCTTCCAGAACATCTGCTGCAAGATGCCTTTACTAGGCTAAG GGACATGCgcctgtcaatcacagggacccTAGCAGAGAGCATTGTGGCTCAGGCTCTTGCAGGTCTTCATGCAGCCCGAGATCGACTG GTGGAGAGTCTAGCTCAGCAGGCACCAGTGACAGTGGCCCCTGCTGTACCACCAGTGAGTGGAGATGAGCTCAGCCCCCTTGAGCCTGGGGGGTTGGAAGAGCTTTTCTTTCCCacggaggaggaagaggagagagaaaag GTTGATGGTTCTTCATGGAAATGGCTTGAACCCGGTAATTGTTTTCACCTGGTCCCCTCCCTTCGTG GTGCCGCTGAGGAAGCAGAACGGGACCCCGAGCTGGCAGCTCCTGGGGAAGATGCGGAGCCGCAGGCTGGGCCGTCTGCACGCGGCTCTCCAAGCCCCGCCGCCCCGGGGCCACCCGCCGGCCCTCTGCCTCGCATGGACCTACCACCCTCCGGGCAACCCCTACGCCATCCGACCCGAGCCCGGCCGAGGCCACGTCGCCagcaccaccaccgcccgccgCCGGGGGGCCCCCAG GTGGCCCCAGCCCTGCTTCAAGAAGGGAATGGGCTCACTGCGCGTGTGGATGAGGGTGTGGAGGAATTCTTCTCCAAAAGGCTGATCCAGCAGGAACGCCT CTGggccccagaggaggatccagcCACTGAGGGTGGTACCACTCCTGTTCCCCGCACACTTCGAAAGAAGCTGGGTACCCTCTTTGCCTTTAAGAAACCTCGTTCAACAAGGGGTCCACGACCTGATTTAGAGACCAGCCCTGGAGCAGCAGCTCGTGCCAGAAAAACCACACTTGGGGATCTGCTTCGACCACCAGCCCGTCCAGGCCGTGGTGAGGAGCCTGGAGGGGCAGAAGGCGGCACCAGCAGCCCTGACCCTGCTCGCAGAAATCGGCCTCGTTACACACGGGAAAGCAAGGCCTACTCCATGATACTGCTACCTGCTGAGGAGGAAGCAGCAGTGGGTACAAGACCTGATAAG AGGCGGCCTCTGGAACGGGGAGAGACAGAACTGGCTCCGTCTTTTGAGCAGCGGGTCCAAGTGATGCTGCAGAGGATTGGCGTGAGCCGGGGCAGTGGGGGTGCCGAAAGCAAGAGGAAGCAA AGCAAAGAGGGCGAGATCAAGAAAGCAGGCTCTGATG GTGACATCATGGACAGTTCCACAGAGACCCCTCCCATCTCAATTAAGTCCCGTACCCATTCTGTATCTGCTG ATCCCTCATGTAGACCTGGGCCAGGGGGCCAGGGGCCCGAGTCTGCCACCTGGAAGACACTGGGGCAGCAGCTGAATGCAGAGCTCAGAGGCCGTGGTTGGGGCCAACAGGATGGTCCAGGCCCCCCCTCCCCATGTCCCAGCCCAAGTCCTCGAAGAACCAGCCCCTCTCCAGACGTCCTGAGTCTCCCGGAGGACCCCTGCTTGGGTCCTAGGAATGAAG GCCGGCGAGCAGTGTCTGTGCATGAGGACCAGCTCCAGGCCCCTGCCG AACGGCCCCTTCGGCTGCAGCGCTCTCCTGTCCTCAAGCGTAGGCCGAAGCTCGAGGCACCCCCATCCCCAAGCTTAG GCTCTGGCCTTGGGACCAGGCCTCTTCCTTCATTCCCCACAGAACCCTGCAGCCCTGAGCGGAGCCCTCCCTCCCCAGACACAGACCAAAGAGGCGGCGGCCCCAACCCCTGA
- the Carmil2 gene encoding capping protein, Arp2/3 and myosin-I linker protein 2 isoform X2, translating to MAQTPDGISCELRDEITRFLWPKEAELLLKTWLPQEGAEQSHILALLRWRAYLLHTCLPLRVDCTFSYLEVQAMALQETPPRVTFELESLPKLVLEFPGVAALEQLAQHVAAAIKKVFPRSTLGKLFRKPTPSSLLARLERSHPLESTVPSSPCGGFLETYEALCDYNGFPFREEIQWDVDTIYSRQGCRHFCLGDFRHLGSRDLALSVAALSYNLWFRRLSCVDMKLSLEVSEQILHMTSQSSYLEELVLETCGLRGDFVRRLAQALAGHFNSGLRELSLSGNLLDDRGMAALSRHLEHCPGALRRLNLAQTGLTPRGMRALGRALATNATFDSTLTHLDLSGNPGALGASQDSGGLYTFLSRPNVLAYLNLAGTDIALGTVRVWSWGMFGRAWLCQSRVGYRAECSRESQGFWKVITNTVFLQLFTALSGGCCSSLTHLEASRNIFSRTKSQAAPAALQCFLGGARMLRHLGLAGCKLPPEALRALLDGLALNTQIRDLHLDLSACELRSVGAQVIQDLVCDAGALSSLDLSDNGFGSDMVTLVLAIGRSRSLKHVALGRNFNVRCKETLDDVLHRIVQLIQDDDCPLQSLSVAESRLKQGANVLIRALGSNPKLTVLDISGNAIGDAGAKMLAKALRVNTRLRSVIWDRNNTSALGLLDVAQALEQNHSLKSMPLPLNDVTQAHRSRPELTAQAVHQIQACLWRNNRADSTSDLKPCLQPLGLISDHSEQEVNELCQSVQEHVELLGCGAGPQGEIAVHQAEDAVQNANFSLSILPVLYEAGSSPSHHWQLQQKLEGLLGQVGEICRQDIQDFTQTTLDTTRSLCPQMLQRPGWREQIEGVLVGSGGLPELLPEHLLQDAFTRLRDMRLSITGTLAESIVAQALAGLHAARDRLVESLAQQAPVTVAPAVPPVSGDELSPLEPGGLEELFFPTEEEEEREKVDGSSWKWLEPGNCFHLVPSLRGAAEEAERDPELAAPGEDAEPQAGPSARGSPSPAAPGPPAGPLPRMDLPPSGQPLRHPTRARPRPRRQHHHRPPPGGPQVAPALLQEGNGLTARVDEGVEEFFSKRLIQQERLWAPEEDPATEGGTTPVPRTLRKKLGTLFAFKKPRSTRGPRPDLETSPGAAARARKTTLGDLLRPPARPGRGEEPGGAEGGTSSPDPARRNRPRYTRESKAYSMILLPAEEEAAVGTRPDKRRPLERGETELAPSFEQRVQVMLQRIGVSRGSGGAESKRKQSKEGEIKKAGSDGDIMDSSTETPPISIKSRTHSVSADPSCRPGPGGQGPESATWKTLGQQLNAELRGRGWGQQDGPGPPSPCPSPSPRRTSPSPDVLSLPEDPCLGPRNEGRRAVSVHEDQLQAPAERPLRLQRSPVLKRRPKLEAPPSPSLGESGQGPVGKMARLLTTSLEFSLSISLHRLWPWDQASSFIPHRTLQP from the exons ATGGCTCAGACCCCAGACGGCATATCCTGTGAACTGCGAG ACGAGATCACCAGGTTCCTGTGGCCCAAGGAGGCGGAGCTGCTGTTGAAAACCTGGCTTCCCCAGGAGGGTGCTGAGCAGAGTCATATCCTG GCACTGCTTCGATGGAGGGCATATTTGCTGCACACCTGCCTTCCCCTGAGG GTGGACTGCACATTCAGCTACCTGGAGGTCCAGGCCATGGCTCTGCAGGAAACACCTCCTCGG GTCACCTTTGAGCTGGAGTCCCTGCCTAAACTGGTCCTGGAGTTTCCTGGTGTGGCTGCCCTAGAACAGCTGGCTCAGCATGTGGCTGCTGCCATCAAAAAGGTCTTCCCTCGCTCAACCCTTGG GAAGCTCTTCCGGAAGCCCACACCCTCCTCACTGCTGGCTCGACTGGAGAGAAGCCATCCCTTAGAGTCCACAGTACCCAGCAGTCCGTGTG GTGGCTTCTTGGAGACATATGAAGCTCTGTGTGACTACAATGGCTTCCCATTCCGAGAGGAGATTCAGTGG GATGTGGACACTATCTACAGTCGTCAAGGCTGCCGCCATTTCTGCCTTGGAGATTTCAGACACCTTGGCAGCCG AGACCTGGCCTTGAGTGTAGCTGCCTTATCTTATAACCTGTGGTTCCGGCGCCTCTCCTGCGTGGACATGAAGCTG AGCCTGGAGGTCTCGGAACAAATTCTGCACATGACAAGTCAATCTTCCTATTTGGAGGAGCTGGTACTGGAGACCTGCGGTCTGAGAGG AGACTTCGTTAGGCGACTAGCCCAGGCACTGGCAGGACATTTTAATTCTGGCCTTCGGGAACTCAGCCTGTCTGGGAACTTGCTGGATGACAGAG GTATGGCTGCACTCAGCAGACACCTAGAGCATTGTCCAGGAGCCTTGAGGAGACTCAACCTAGCACAGACAGGGTTGACACCTCGAG gAATGAGAGCTCTAGGCAGGGCACTGGCAACGAATGCCACTTTTGACTCTACCCTGACCCACCTGGATCTTTCTGGGAACCCTGGGGCACTGGGAGCCTCACAGGATAGTGGG GGCCTGTATACTTTCCTAAGCCGTCCTAACGTTCTGGCATATTTGAATCTTGCGGGCACTGATATCGCTCTAGGCACGGTGAGAGTGTGGTCATGGGGGATGTTTGGTAGGGCTTGGCTGTGCCAGAGCAGGGTAGGATACAGAGCAGAGTGTAGCAGAGAAAGCCAGGGCTTCTGGAAGGTTATCACTAATACCGTCTTCCTTCAGCTCTTCACAGCGCTATCTGGTGGCTGCTGCTCCAGCCTCACCCATCTCGAAGCTTCGAGGAATATCTTCTCTCGCAC GAAGTCCCAAGCGGCGCCAGCCGCGCTGCAATGTTTCCTTGGAGGTGCCAGGATGCTGCGGCACCTGGGCCTGGCCGGCTGTAAGCTGCCACCGGAAGCGCTCAG GGCCCTTCTAGATGGTCTCGCACTCAACACTCAGATCCGTGATCTGCACCTAGATCTCAGCGCATGTGAG CTGCGCTCTGTGGGTGCCCAGGTGATACAAGACTTAGTTTGTGATGCAGGCGCTTTGAGTTCCTTGGATCTGTCGGATAATG GCTTTGGCTCAGACATGGTGACTCTGGTGCTTGCCATCGGGAGGAGCCGGTCTCTGAAACACGTGGCCCTTGGAAGGAACTTCAACGTTCGGTGCAA GGAGACTCTGGATGACGTCCTGCACCGGATAGTCCAGCTCATACAGGATGATGACTGT CCTTTGCAGTCTCTATCAGTGGCTGAGTCACGTTTGAAGCAGGGTGCCAACGTCCTGATCCGGGCTTTGGGCAGCAATCCTAAACTGACAGTCCTGGATATCAGTGGCAATGCCATAGGGGATGCTGGCGCCAAGATGCTAGCCAAGGCTCTACGAGTCAACACTAGGCTACG GTCTGTGATCTGGGACCGAAACAACACATCTGCTCTGGGCCTGCTGGATGTGGCACAAGCCCTGGAACAGAACCACAGCCTGAAGTCCATGCCGCTGCCTTTGAATGATGTAACACAGGCCCATCGCAGCCGCCCAGAACTAACAGCTCAAGCAGTCCATCAG ATCCAAGCCTGTCTCTGGAGGAACAACCGGGCAGACTCTACTTCTGACCTCAAGCCCTGCCTTCAGCCCTTGGGTCTGATTTCAGACCACTCAGAGCAG GAGGTGAATGAGCTATGCCAGTCAGTACAGGAGCACGTGGAGCTGCTGGGCTGCGGGGCTGGGCCCCAGGGTGAGATTGCTGTGCACCAGGCTGAGGATGCCGTCCAGAATGCCAACTTCTCTCTCAGT ATCCTTCCTGTTCTGTATGAGGCTGGGAGCTCGCCAAGCCATCACTGGCAGCTGCAACAAAAGCTGGAGGGCCTCTTGGGTCAGGTGGGCGAGATCTGCCGCCAGGACATCCAG GACTTCACTCAGACCACACTGGATACCACCAGGAGCCTCTGCCCACAGATGTTGCAGAGACCTGGCTGGAGGGAGCAAATAGAGGGGGTGCTGGTGGGCTCCGGGGGCCTCCCAGAACTGCTTCCAGAACATCTGCTGCAAGATGCCTTTACTAGGCTAAG GGACATGCgcctgtcaatcacagggacccTAGCAGAGAGCATTGTGGCTCAGGCTCTTGCAGGTCTTCATGCAGCCCGAGATCGACTG GTGGAGAGTCTAGCTCAGCAGGCACCAGTGACAGTGGCCCCTGCTGTACCACCAGTGAGTGGAGATGAGCTCAGCCCCCTTGAGCCTGGGGGGTTGGAAGAGCTTTTCTTTCCCacggaggaggaagaggagagagaaaag GTTGATGGTTCTTCATGGAAATGGCTTGAACCCGGTAATTGTTTTCACCTGGTCCCCTCCCTTCGTG GTGCCGCTGAGGAAGCAGAACGGGACCCCGAGCTGGCAGCTCCTGGGGAAGATGCGGAGCCGCAGGCTGGGCCGTCTGCACGCGGCTCTCCAAGCCCCGCCGCCCCGGGGCCACCCGCCGGCCCTCTGCCTCGCATGGACCTACCACCCTCCGGGCAACCCCTACGCCATCCGACCCGAGCCCGGCCGAGGCCACGTCGCCagcaccaccaccgcccgccgCCGGGGGGCCCCCAG GTGGCCCCAGCCCTGCTTCAAGAAGGGAATGGGCTCACTGCGCGTGTGGATGAGGGTGTGGAGGAATTCTTCTCCAAAAGGCTGATCCAGCAGGAACGCCT CTGggccccagaggaggatccagcCACTGAGGGTGGTACCACTCCTGTTCCCCGCACACTTCGAAAGAAGCTGGGTACCCTCTTTGCCTTTAAGAAACCTCGTTCAACAAGGGGTCCACGACCTGATTTAGAGACCAGCCCTGGAGCAGCAGCTCGTGCCAGAAAAACCACACTTGGGGATCTGCTTCGACCACCAGCCCGTCCAGGCCGTGGTGAGGAGCCTGGAGGGGCAGAAGGCGGCACCAGCAGCCCTGACCCTGCTCGCAGAAATCGGCCTCGTTACACACGGGAAAGCAAGGCCTACTCCATGATACTGCTACCTGCTGAGGAGGAAGCAGCAGTGGGTACAAGACCTGATAAG AGGCGGCCTCTGGAACGGGGAGAGACAGAACTGGCTCCGTCTTTTGAGCAGCGGGTCCAAGTGATGCTGCAGAGGATTGGCGTGAGCCGGGGCAGTGGGGGTGCCGAAAGCAAGAGGAAGCAA AGCAAAGAGGGCGAGATCAAGAAAGCAGGCTCTGATG GTGACATCATGGACAGTTCCACAGAGACCCCTCCCATCTCAATTAAGTCCCGTACCCATTCTGTATCTGCTG ATCCCTCATGTAGACCTGGGCCAGGGGGCCAGGGGCCCGAGTCTGCCACCTGGAAGACACTGGGGCAGCAGCTGAATGCAGAGCTCAGAGGCCGTGGTTGGGGCCAACAGGATGGTCCAGGCCCCCCCTCCCCATGTCCCAGCCCAAGTCCTCGAAGAACCAGCCCCTCTCCAGACGTCCTGAGTCTCCCGGAGGACCCCTGCTTGGGTCCTAGGAATGAAG GCCGGCGAGCAGTGTCTGTGCATGAGGACCAGCTCCAGGCCCCTGCCG AACGGCCCCTTCGGCTGCAGCGCTCTCCTGTCCTCAAGCGTAGGCCGAAGCTCGAGGCACCCCCATCCCCAAGCTTAGGTGAGAGTGGGCAAGGGCCAGTTGGGAAGATGGCAAGACTGCTCACCACAAGCCTAgagttttctctctccatctcccttcacAGGCTCTGGCCTTGGGACCAGGCCTCTTCCTTCATTCCCCACAGAACCCTGCAGCCCTGA